The sequence below is a genomic window from Halostella salina.
CGGATCTCCGACCCGCGCATGAAGTTCAGCTTCGTGACGCCGACGCGAGTGCCGACGCCGGTCATGCTGGTGAGTCGGCCGGCCGCCAGCCCGGATCCCTCGCGAGCCATGCGGTAGAACGTGCCGAGGGCGTTGACATCCAGTTTCATGCGGGTTGTGCCTCGATGCTGTTGATCATTTCGACGAACTCCTCCAGGTCGGGGAACGCGTATATCTCCGCCTCGACCTCGTAGGAGGGGACGTGTAGCTGCGAGTCGAAAAACAGCGCCAGGTCGTCCCCGCCGAGCCCGGCCGTCCGTTCGACGACCTCGTCGGCCTCGGCGTAGACGAGCTGGGGCGTTGCGATGTCTATCGTGCGCCCGAGCACGTCGGCCCAGCCGTCGATGAAGCCGCTGGCCATCATGTTGCCAAGCTCCTCGACGGCGCTTCTGGCCATCTCGCCGGAGACCGACGAGAGGTCGTCGACCATGTCCGACAGCATCAGCGCCGTGATCTTCTTGGCGCTGGCCTCCGGGAAGAGGATGAGGATGTGCCCGTGTGGCGGCTCCATGAGCCGGACCCGGACGCCGACCCGTCGCCCCTCGTCGAGCTGGGCGGTGATGTCCTCGATGTCGACGAAGTTCGTCTTCGTCACCTCCATCTGAGCGTCCTCGCCGGTGAGTTTGCTCATGTTGTCGGCGACGCCGTTCGTCCCGACTTTCGCCATCTCGTTGATAAAGCTCAACTTCCGGATGTCGACCATCAGACTCATAGTTGCCTCCGTCTGTCTCCGTTCATAGTGACTCCACGTCCAGGATGTTGACCACGTCGCCCTCGCCGAGCACCGTCGCGCCGGAGAGCCCGGGAATGTCGCCGAGGACGCCCTCGTAGGGTTTGACCACGACCTCCTGTTGGCCGCGGACTTCGTCGCACTCTATCGCGACCGGGCGAACGTCGTCGCGCACCCGGACGAGCATGTTCTCGCCGCTCCGCCGCGGCCCCGGCGCGTCCAGTTCGTCGGCAAGGTCCAGCAGCGGGTACTCCTCGTCGTCCCGGCGGACGACCGGTTCGCCGTCGGCCGTCGACACGTCGTCGAGCGGGCCGATCTCCTGGACGTCCTTGATCGGGATCCCGTACTCCTCCTCGCCGGCCGCGACGAACAGCACGTCGGCGATGGCGACGGTCACCGGCAGCGTCAGCCGGACCGTCGTCCCCTCGCCCGGTTCGCTCTCGACCGCCACGTCGCCGTCGAGGTCCTCGACGGTGCTCGCGACCACGTCCATCCCGACGCCGCGCCCGCTGACGTCGGTGACCTCGTCGGAGGTCGAGAAGCCGGCGGTGAAGACGAGGTCGTACACGTCCTCGTCGTCCATCGACTCGACCTCCCCCCGGGTCCGGATCCCCTCCTCGACGGCGGTCTCGCGGAGCCGCTCCGCGTCGAGGCCGCGCCCGTCGTCCTCGACCTCGATCACGACGCGGTCGCGCTCGCGGCGCGCCCGAAGCTCGACCGACGCCTCCGGGTCCTTCCCGGCGGCCTCGCGCTCCTCGGGCGGCTCGACCCCGTGGTCGACCGCGTTGCGCACGATGTGGACCAGCGGGTCGCCGATCTCGTTGAGGACGCTCCGGTCGAGCTCCACGTCGCCGCCGAGCAGTTCGAAGTCGACCTCCTTGCCCTGCTCGCGGGCGATGTCCCGGACGGTCCGGGGGAGCCGGTTGGCGACCGTCGACAGGGGGACGAGCCGGATGTCCATCACCGTGTCCTGCAGTTCGGTCGTGATGTCCTCCAGTTCGTCCAGCTCCTGGTCGAGCAGGGCCAGCGAGTCGCCCCGCTCGATCGCCCGGCGGAGCCGAACGCGGCTGGTGACCATCCCCTCGACGAGGTTCATCAGCCGGTCGACCTTCTCCACGTCGACCCGGACGGACTGGATCTCCTCGGACCGCCCGGTCGGACCGCTCTGGTCGATCGCCGACCGGGAACTCGCCGCCGTGTCGTCGGACGGCGCGGCGTCGTCCGCCGTCGCGTCGGCGGTCGTCGCCGCGTCGGCCGTTGCAACGGCGTCCGCTGCGGCGGCGTCGTCGGCGGACGCTTCCTCGGCGGGTTCGTCGGTCTCCTCGGCGTCTTCCGTTGCCGGCGCGTCGAACCCCTCGAACTCGCCGACGTCGGTCGTCGTGTCGACGGTCGACCCGGTGTCGAGGTCGACGTCCCCGAAGTCGCTGGACTCGACGGTGCTCGTGTCGTCGGTCGCGTCGTCGGCGGAGGCGCTCGCAGCCTCTCCCTCCGCCTCGTCGGCCGTCACACCAGCCTCGTCCGCCGTCGCGGTCGACTCCTCGCCGAAGCCGACCTCGTCGAGCACGTCGTCGACCGTCTCGTCGGCAGCGGTGTCGGCGTTTGCTGTGTCCGCATCGGGGTCGGCGGTACTGTCGGCGTCGACGGTGTCCGCATCAGCGGCGGCGTCGGCTGTCTGGCCGAACGGGTCGCCCCCGTCGATTTCGTCGTCGCCGAACGGGTCGTCGGCCGTCTCGCCGTCGTCCGCGACGAGGTCGTCGAACGCGTCGCTCTCGGCTTCGAGCGCGTCGTCCGAGTCGGCGGTCGCGTCCTCCGCGGTCGCGTCGACCGTGTCGTCGCTCTCCTCTTCCTCGGCCAGCGCCGCGTCGACGTCGTCGAGTGCGTCCTCGAACGCGTCGTCGTCCGCCTCGGCCTCGTCGCCGAGCAGTTCGTCGAAGCCGACCTCCTCCTCGTCCTCGTACTCGTCGAACTCCAGCTCGTCGAGTTCGTCCTGCAACTCGTCGAAGCCGACGGGGTCGACCTCGTCCTGTAGCTCCGCGAACGTGCTGGACGCGTCCTCGACCTGTTCGTCGCCGTCGTCCGCCGTCTCGCCGGAGTCGGACTCCGTCTCGGCCGCGTCGACCGCGTCCTCGGCCTCGTCGAGGACGTCGTCGACGGACGGGTCGTCGTCCGCCGCCTCGTCGAGCGAGGACACCTCCGGCTCGGCTTCGATCCCCTCGAACGAGCCGGCGTCGCCGAGGTCGTCCAGCCCCTCCACGTCGTCGACCTCGTCGACCATCGAATCGAGGTCCTCGAACTGGTCGACCTCGTCGTCGTCCAGCAGTTCGTCGACGGAGACGTCGTCCGGGTCGGGTTCCGCGTCGGCCGCGGCCGCCGAAGCGGCTTCCGGGTCGGCGGTCGGCTCCCCGGTCGCCGGCTCGGCCGTCGGTTCGGCGATGCCGTCCGAGAGGTCCGTCGCGTCCGTGATGATCGCGGCCTCGACGGCGTCGACCGGTTCGAGCGCGGCGCTGATCGCCGCCTCACCGACCGGGCTGGCGAAGGCGGCGTCGAACGCCCCGCCGAACTCGCCGTCGGCGATGTCGTCCTCGGGCGGGTCCGTGCCGAGCAGGTCGAACGCGTCCCGGAGCGCCTCCACGACGAGGATACCGTCGTCGCCGCCCGCGATGTCGAGGCGGACGTGGTACACGTCGTGTGCCCCGTCGGTCGGGCGGTCCGCCGCCGACAGCAGCGACTCGACGGCGTCGTCGGTCGGCTCCTCGATCCGCGTGTCGGCGGAGTCGGGGACGTACGCCCGGAGCGACTCGATGACCGGCGTCGGGTCCGACTGGGGTTCGCCGTGCCGCCGGGTCTCGTCGAGCATCGCTTCGAGGCGGTCGACCCCCTCGAACACCTGGTCCATCAGCGACGGCGTGACCTCGACCTCGCCGGCCCGGACCGCGTCGAGGAGGTCCTCCATCGCGTGGGCGAGGTCGCTCGCGTCGGTAAAGCCCATCGCGCCGCAGTTCCCCTTGAGCGTGTGGGCGGTCCGGAATATCTCGTCCATCGCCTCGTCGTCGTCCGGGTCGCTTTCCAGGTCAAGCAACGCGTTGTTCAGCGTCGTGATCGCCTCCTCGCTCTCCTGAACGAAGTCCCTGACGTACTCATCCATTGGTATCACCGTCCGCTGTCGTTGCGTCGACGATCCCTGCCGGGATCGACGCCGCGTCGAGCACGGCGTCGACGGCTCCCGTCTCGATCGCCTTCCGCGGAATGCCGAACACGGGACTCGACGCCTCGTCCTGGGCTATCGTCGTTCCGCCGGCCCGGTGTATCGACTCGATGCCGGCCGCGCCGTCTTTGCCCATGCCGGTGAGCGCGACGCCGACCAGCCCCTCGTCGACGGCCTCGGCCGCCGATTCCATCGTCACGTCGATAGCGGGGCGGACGCCGTGGCGACGGGGGTCCTCCGTGAGCCGGACCCGGAGGTCGTCCCCGTCCGTCGGAGCCACGCGCATGTGGTACTCGCCTTTCGCGACCACGGCCTCGCCGGGACCGACGCTGTCGCCGTCGACCGCCTCTCGTACGTCGTACGGCGAGAGGTCGTCCAGCCGGGCCGCGAGTCGGCTGGTGAAGCTCGCGGGCATGTGCTGCACCACGAGCACGCGAGCGTTCAGTTCGGGCGGGAGTTCGCGGAGGATCCGCTCGACGACCTTCGGCCCGCCGGTCGACGCGCCGATGACGACGGTGGGGTGCTCCGGATGCTCGTCGCCCAGCCGCGCGGACAGGTCCCCGTCGATCGGGGACGGCGACGCCGTCGGGTCGACCGTCGGCCCGTCGACCGGCGCTGCGCCGCCGGTCACGGTGCCGCCGGTCGCGGCGGCCGCAGTCTGCTGTGCCGCGGCGGCGGCGCGGTCGGCCGCCCGCTGTGCGACGACCGACGAGAGGTCGACCTGCTCGACCTCCTGTACCTTCTCGACCAGTCGCTCGGCGAGGTCCGCGGCGTCCCGGGGGACGGACTCGCCGGACTTGGCGAGGAAGTCGACCGCGCCCTTCGAGAGCGCTTCGAGGGTCGCGTCCGCGCCGGCCTCGGTGTGGGCCGACAGCATGAGGATCCGCGTCGGTGCGGTCGACATGATGCGCTCGACGGCTTCGATCCCGTCCATCCCCGGCATCACGACGTCCATCGTGATCAGGTCGGGGTCGTGCACCCGGGCCATCTCGACTGCGGTTTCGCCGTCGGCCGCCTCCTGGACCTCGTAGCCGTGGTCCGACAGGGCGTTGCCGATCACCGTCCGCACGAACGCTGAGTCATCGACAACGAGGACGCTGGTCATGCCGGGACGACGTCCGTGAGCGCCTTCCTGACGCTCGGTTCCTCGAACGGTTTCGTGACGTAGCCGTCGGCGCCGGCCTTGACTGCCAGTTTCATCTTCTCGCGCTGGCCGACGCTGGTACACATGATGACCCGCGAGTCGGGGTCGAGTTTCTTGATCGCGGCCGTCGCCTTGATCCCGTTACATTTCGGCATCACGATGTCCATCATCACGATGTCCGGGTTCTTCTCCTTGTACAGTTTCACCGCTTCCGCGCCGTTGGACGCCTCCCCGACGATGTGGTAGTCGTCTTCGAGAATCTGTTGGAGTAGATTCCGCATAAAATGAGAGTCGTCCACGATGAGCACCCCTGTCGACATTTGATTCACCAGCAACCGCTACAGACAGTACGACCATAAATGCTGTCGCCCGGTTATCACCAGCGATAATGCGGGTATGCGGAGGACACACGCCCCAATCCGGGGAGACGACGCGTCAGTTCGCCGAACGAACCAGCGTGTCGACGTCGATGATCGAGGTGCGCTCTGCCACCTCGTCGGCCGACTCGTCCTCGGCCGGCACCTCGACGACCGCCTTCACGAGGTTCCCGGCGGGCATCTCGAACGCCGGGTCGTCGCGCTTGATCTGGCTCACCGGGTACGACCTGACGCCCTCGACCGCGTCGACCCGGATGCCGGCGCTCTGGTCGTCCGACGAGCGGTCGAAGACGATCACGCGCTGTTTCGTCTCCCGGTCCGCCACCGGCACCGGGAGCAGCTTCCGGGGGTCGATCACCGCCGTGATCTCCCCGCGCAGGTCCATGATGCCGTCTATCGCGTCGCCCGAGCGCGGCAGTCGCGTCAGGTCGCCCTGTTCGACGATGCTTCGCACGTCGCCGACGTCGAGTCCGAACGTCCGGTCCCCGAGACGGAAGACGAGAACGCGCTCCTGTTCCTCCGGCTCCTCCTCTTCGTCCCCGTCACCCTCCGGGTCTCGTCCCTCCTCGTCGAACCCGACGTCGTCGATGCCGAGTAACTCCTCCGGCAGCTCCGTAG
It includes:
- a CDS encoding chemotaxis protein CheC, whose translation is MSLMVDIRKLSFINEMAKVGTNGVADNMSKLTGEDAQMEVTKTNFVDIEDITAQLDEGRRVGVRVRLMEPPHGHILILFPEASAKKITALMLSDMVDDLSSVSGEMARSAVEELGNMMASGFIDGWADVLGRTIDIATPQLVYAEADEVVERTAGLGGDDLALFFDSQLHVPSYEVEAEIYAFPDLEEFVEMINSIEAQPA
- a CDS encoding Hpt domain-containing protein, whose product is MDEYVRDFVQESEEAITTLNNALLDLESDPDDDEAMDEIFRTAHTLKGNCGAMGFTDASDLAHAMEDLLDAVRAGEVEVTPSLMDQVFEGVDRLEAMLDETRRHGEPQSDPTPVIESLRAYVPDSADTRIEEPTDDAVESLLSAADRPTDGAHDVYHVRLDIAGGDDGILVVEALRDAFDLLGTDPPEDDIADGEFGGAFDAAFASPVGEAAISAALEPVDAVEAAIITDATDLSDGIAEPTAEPATGEPTADPEAASAAAADAEPDPDDVSVDELLDDDEVDQFEDLDSMVDEVDDVEGLDDLGDAGSFEGIEAEPEVSSLDEAADDDPSVDDVLDEAEDAVDAAETESDSGETADDGDEQVEDASSTFAELQDEVDPVGFDELQDELDELEFDEYEDEEEVGFDELLGDEAEADDDAFEDALDDVDAALAEEEESDDTVDATAEDATADSDDALEAESDAFDDLVADDGETADDPFGDDEIDGGDPFGQTADAAADADTVDADSTADPDADTANADTAADETVDDVLDEVGFGEESTATADEAGVTADEAEGEAASASADDATDDTSTVESSDFGDVDLDTGSTVDTTTDVGEFEGFDAPATEDAEETDEPAEEASADDAAAADAVATADAATTADATADDAAPSDDTAASSRSAIDQSGPTGRSEEIQSVRVDVEKVDRLMNLVEGMVTSRVRLRRAIERGDSLALLDQELDELEDITTELQDTVMDIRLVPLSTVANRLPRTVRDIAREQGKEVDFELLGGDVELDRSVLNEIGDPLVHIVRNAVDHGVEPPEEREAAGKDPEASVELRARRERDRVVIEVEDDGRGLDAERLRETAVEEGIRTRGEVESMDDEDVYDLVFTAGFSTSDEVTDVSGRGVGMDVVASTVEDLDGDVAVESEPGEGTTVRLTLPVTVAIADVLFVAAGEEEYGIPIKDVQEIGPLDDVSTADGEPVVRRDDEEYPLLDLADELDAPGPRRSGENMLVRVRDDVRPVAIECDEVRGQQEVVVKPYEGVLGDIPGLSGATVLGEGDVVNILDVESL
- the cheB gene encoding chemotaxis-specific protein-glutamate methyltransferase CheB produces the protein MTSVLVVDDSAFVRTVIGNALSDHGYEVQEAADGETAVEMARVHDPDLITMDVVMPGMDGIEAVERIMSTAPTRILMLSAHTEAGADATLEALSKGAVDFLAKSGESVPRDAADLAERLVEKVQEVEQVDLSSVVAQRAADRAAAAAQQTAAAATGGTVTGGAAPVDGPTVDPTASPSPIDGDLSARLGDEHPEHPTVVIGASTGGPKVVERILRELPPELNARVLVVQHMPASFTSRLAARLDDLSPYDVREAVDGDSVGPGEAVVAKGEYHMRVAPTDGDDLRVRLTEDPRRHGVRPAIDVTMESAAEAVDEGLVGVALTGMGKDGAAGIESIHRAGGTTIAQDEASSPVFGIPRKAIETGAVDAVLDAASIPAGIVDATTADGDTNG
- the cheY gene encoding chemotaxis protein CheY — encoded protein: MSTGVLIVDDSHFMRNLLQQILEDDYHIVGEASNGAEAVKLYKEKNPDIVMMDIVMPKCNGIKATAAIKKLDPDSRVIMCTSVGQREKMKLAVKAGADGYVTKPFEEPSVRKALTDVVPA
- a CDS encoding chemotaxis protein CheW codes for the protein MSTELPEELLGIDDVGFDEEGRDPEGDGDEEEEPEEQERVLVFRLGDRTFGLDVGDVRSIVEQGDLTRLPRSGDAIDGIMDLRGEITAVIDPRKLLPVPVADRETKQRVIVFDRSSDDQSAGIRVDAVEGVRSYPVSQIKRDDPAFEMPAGNLVKAVVEVPAEDESADEVAERTSIIDVDTLVRSAN